In Helicoverpa armigera isolate CAAS_96S chromosome 20, ASM3070526v1, whole genome shotgun sequence, one DNA window encodes the following:
- the LOC110378617 gene encoding signal recognition particle 14 kDa protein, giving the protein MVLLGNDEFLAELTKLFQKARASGSVTMTMKRYDGRTKPEPRDGKPVVKNPEYKCLVRAQSRSKKISTVVEQRDVEIFSTAYSNLLKTSVNGLKRLKKQKKKAMATQ; this is encoded by the exons ATGGTTCTACTGGGTAATGATGAG TTTCTTGCAGAGCTGACAAAATTGTTTCAAAAAGCAAGAGCCTCGGGATCTGTTACAATGACTATGAAAAGAT ATGATGGTCGCACTAAGCCAGAACCTCGTGATGGAAAGCCGGTAGTGAAAAATCCAGAATACAAATGTTTGGTGCGGGCACAATCAAGGAGTAAAAAGATATCAACAGTAGTAGAGCAACGAGACGTGGAGATATTCAGTACAGCGTATTCTAATTTACTGAAAACAAGCGTGAATGGgttaaaacgtttaaaaaagcaaaagaaaaaggCTATGGCTACGCAGTAA
- the LOC110378590 gene encoding transforming acidic coiled-coil-containing protein 3, which produces MSGTEQNIVNSMQQLSVQPNISGPTEKPTQVVTPAVNRSQQPSTAKVTPVKANTVSPAIATIDRLLSLGANIPPPPPVITRQSDMDPHTMEQLRAVKELLTAQEEEAQNLRDINHELRERLEECETKIKKLSEQNEEYAEKEKALSQRVAEKVRNNKQMSVVMEEYERTISSLIGEREAEGKRWTDERSTLVRERDEAAAHLASMEHAFNDVHTKYERCKVIIQGYKSNEEMLKRTVEENSDAIQKLEARYETLRQHAMQQLNKANAELDSVKKAHQAEILKLNAMLKKSEVHASSLQESLAQKIKDNEELTAICDELINKVG; this is translated from the coding sequence ATGTCAGGTACAGAGCAGAATATAGTGAACTCAATGCAGCAATTATCTGTGCAACCAAACATAAGTGGTCCTACTGAGAAACCTACGCAAGTTGTGACGCCTGCAGTGAACAGGAGTCAGCAGCCATCCACAGCAAAGGTAACCCCTGTGAAGGCTAACACTGTGTCCCCAGCAATAGCCACAATAGACCGGCTATTGAGCCTGGGAGCCAACATCCCACCTCCCCCACCAGTGATCACGCGGCAGTCAGACATGGACCCCCACACCATGGAACAGTTGCGAGCTGTCAAAGAGCTACTCACAGCTCAGGAGGAAGAGGCACAGAACCTTAGAGACATCAACCATGAGTTACGAGAAAGATTGGAAGAGTGTGAAACGAAAATCAAAAAGTTGTCTGAACAAAATGAAGAATATGCAGAAAAGGAAAAAGCTCTCTCTCAGCGGGTTGCTGAAAAAGtaagaaacaataaacaaatgagtGTTGTCATGGAGGAATATGAACGCACCATATCTTCCCTTATTGGGGAACGAGAAGCAGAGGGTAAAAGATGGACTGATGAGAGATCTACCCTTGTTAGAGAACGTGATGAAGCTGCTGCCCATCTAGCTTCTATGGAACATGCCTTCAATGATGTGCACACCAAATATGAGAGGTGTAAGGTCATCATCCAGGGATACAAGAGCAACGAAGAAATGTTGAAGAGAACAGTTGAGGAAAACAGTGATGCTATTCAGAAACTAGAAGCAAGATATGAGACCCTGCGGCAGCATGCTATGCAGCAGCTGAACAAGGCTAATGCAGAACTTGATTCTGTAAAGAAAGCACATCAAGCAGAGATTCTTAAATTAAATGCTATGCTTAAGAAGAGTGAAGTGCATGCTTCGTCCCTGCAAgagtctttggcgcagaagatTAAAGATAATGAGGAACTCACAGCTATCTGTGATGAATTGATTAATAAGGTTGGTTAA
- the LOC110378585 gene encoding LOW QUALITY PROTEIN: zinc finger FYVE domain-containing protein 26 homolog (The sequence of the model RefSeq protein was modified relative to this genomic sequence to represent the inferred CDS: inserted 3 bases in 3 codons), with protein MKEEELTYKLKLLDQLTGEVYDEILQLYYDIEESKPCKEFSNDTIEFLKLNLKNNPVTTTSILSYIQQNAHQDDPNLNKIQVLYLDILKYELTETNSMDRLTTLISLVRWNDAFLPQFVSQILQHISEEHYRQYRKQILLSLIPQEKPELLHITADLMQRNEPQKEFKLTPEYMLELCYQDRTHWLLKAAQVYKQQVHDMKNVTFKINNFTKQILIMVLIDLTNSAETFDLTSLVHQLTNIFSILDTYTTADDHLQFYITEVKRELTIIKFCLENNCKIMTTSIFSQVLAQSALAVISQVCRLSKVDRYKVSRLLNTNNDFIAELKSLKNKMTNKNQEKCATNWDIMTYNSYCAITKIIDTIVNSSEGVEGSQGTVSSLDELKRLVLSIQPLQSCIEVIENIFSCLFIRYEYFSCHEHTQDNPCGAHSDCSYFYAKKQTANSKSPNTSNAGFMCNSYTTQLVLNTLKLCLEKLEEKLEVDNEHEVSLRLKKLVKVVNHSIWKLQLVSTLSPDTSPLPLKLCLDYVEVDESSEDEAREMDLKVFRKKPKTRRKNPNTKHDGEQVMFASTVSDETYPSKKGNGIDFISIMLAKPTSLVALALYHNDFSKANQILEMFDLADSEIATEVTFTEHLRNLIAKIKNIIYYRDDTRYPTKELSALSVVSTEVMGLVEGFLASNRAPNSFDIIELGARHPHLQLYNHQNAPFINAVDILLSSGLNREITYGLINVVERKLAEVRSCTDIAAVKKTNYIRFVEDIASVTFEIFGNTEKSFNFIDNICGLITDCRIPIKHKEFCKLNQLSKELRQSCEDLIEVVTPNESVELDHSLLQKYHQIYMNVVAASDKDLCNISEVSRQGSKKARIPYLRMCYIYCKTVSQLEQEDNRSIDSGSDVPYFAVLERQLHDIFGNMINNKEIPVTNLEPICKKLNVNLIPKLILNFCPSITLAGPPKEASEVNFNNLLHAVYDYKNPEENLFLDPVTNFAPLPRAPDTQCLTYVVLHNWVLAHIIKKIHTSPNENSLQQSMDARTKCLNNYMELDRFNCTKDLFGNNKYLASLHTTVDLDKLFLFMPQLLESGKILKCLNIIDSLSERQLMCSANLSNLRDLILLKLATNPKIPNNWKYCQYLKCPELKVDLILNNLSVWPADGALEVLDYLRFLLNQDALDEGLYEKCSDWIVKIPLYDQIAAIMGTNHWYTIYERSIENPESVIEVLMDSQQFKLCXEWADAHEVSENMKNLIVMNLLRQMFEYTNQATPELVHQLLLRLPTSQAMDLIQDEMSKVRNVEILQVCVDFISENSFDWKSFENIKIGLQIMLEIDPNCRHMFWDLIESPLLMIEQFLMNGKLDMLANIINKISPSLKKDPSGDNLYYNIKSIESLVISRNAVDALLRFYAEKALDMRNPRNLCPVPPKPSDDSLLQSIDSITLEAANMPFTMPEQVPSKEQWAEDYSTDRCMLCHTSMFSMIIRRHHCRRCGRLVCHACSRHRMQVPTYPSGVKFRVCDDCYTQTMNRKANSEHDMMMSSNSDSAGSGVTCMDWCLSTNANKNDAVRTEFSYEFTPNVTLCLSIMKMHSINLDYPRFLLDRSDEVARELSHGGDARLLVRARRSLLLAAAELYSRTPQDAVMSGGRAVVAETGALHAARCLAHADAMATLVTHQAQHLVPHHGAHPSQIVRSLLEAXKWELALEIATKSGLARNSVLAAWGKACLKAGCFKQAREKFAHCFXNALNVCAEVTEDCEFGREASESQFINRRLHSMRYSERTSSMSSVQSDGRPRNNPPLLNEIISMLEDMNYPVNQQLLNRAETIKTTNEKLTTLNTNKKKIQLSEPALNIMHTLASVKKIKQGDYSDFQTATLPPKKSLAQGLLRRNNNHNEPKIDHQLKRLDPFFYKECVYYLTNYGSHTANIAFYMKHSNLSEVIKYCYDNLVDKETFTDSVYMECLKKDKVNDLLKAMTDIDSTLDMWAEYIMHICRTLEMSKRLEALYAVQCGSGQHARAAATCALLYARPAPQAAAPHAALHARQHHLAAALHHLALLVPAPTKTSDARSFHFNLDKATIDNLITTITRQIELAKYLASCEASGRLTERVLNEAIPIQNRKESETSDIRPLTLFGSNTDKIRLVAVVLASGPSIEVGYELAIKIITEHKLDSMNIYIHVARFLVNSDRFIEVKTLAKCIRASKETAASLMSDQVLESGVSAVVSRCESRGQLYDEQAEILIADIHSVTIKISCYLVCRNVSSAYILAARNDRTNDLRRVLQEAERLGNDQVRNACLKRLTSKNVL; from the exons ATGAAGGAAGAAGAGCTgacatacaaattaaaactcCTTGATCAACTTACAGGAGAAGTTTATGAT GAAATTTTACAGCTTTACTATGACATAGAAGAATCAAAACCATGCAAAGAATTTAGCAATGACACCATAGAATTTTTGAAACTAAACTTAAAGAACAATCCTGTGACCACAACAAGCATACTATCCTACATACAACAAAATGCTCACCAAGATGATCCAAATCTCAATAAAATACAAGTTCTATATTTGGACATCTTGAAATATGAGCTGACCGAAACAAACTCTATGGATAGACTCACCACATTGATATCATTAGTTAGATGGAATGATGCTTTCTTGCCCCAATTTGTTAGTCAGATACTGCAACATATTTCTGAGGAACATTACAGACAGTATAGAAAGCAGATCTTACTAAGCCTCATACCACAAGAGAAGCCAGAACTTTTGCATATAACTGCTGATCTCATGCAAAGGAATGAACCACAAAAAGAGTTCAAACTGACACCAGAGTACATGCTTGAACTGTGTTACCAGGACAGAACACACTGGCTGCTCAAAGCTGCCCAGGTGTACAAACAACAGGTTCATGACATGAAGAATGTcacattcaaaattaataatttcaccAAACAGATTTTAATCATGGTGCTCATTGATCTCACAAACAGTGCTGAAACATTTGATCTTACATCTCTGGTCCATCAGCTtactaatatattttctattttggaTACCTATACTACTGCTGATGACCATCTACAATTTTATATAACAGAAGTGAAAAGAGAATTGACTATAATCAAGTTTTGTTTGGAAAACAATTGTAAAATAATGACCACTTCAATATTTAGTCAAGTATTGGCACAGAGTGCTTTAGCTGTTATATCTCAAGTATGTAGGCTTTCTAAAGTAGATAGATATAAAGTATCAAGACTTTTGAATACAAACAATGACTTTATAGCTGAGTTGAAATCTTTGAAGAACAAGATGACAAATAAAAATCAAGAGAAATGTGCAACAAACTGGGACATAATGACGTATAATAGTTACTGtgctattactaaaataattgaCACAATAGTGAATTCATCTGAAGGTGTGGAAGGTAGTCAGGGCACTGTGTCTTCTCTGGATGAGTTGAAACGTCTTGTTCTGTCTATTCAACCTCTTCAAAGCTGTATTGAAGtgattgaaaacattttctCATGTCTCTTCATAAGGTACGAATATTTCTCATGTCATGAGCACACTCAGGACAACCCTTGTGGGGCTCATTCAGATTGTTCATACTTTTATGCAAAGAAACAAACAGCTAACTCGAAGAGCCCTAACACTAGCAATGCAGGCTTTATGTGCAACTCTTATACCACACAGCTTGTGCTGAACACTCTAAAACTGTGTTTGGAGAAATTGGAGGAGAAATTAGAAGTTGATAACGAGCATGAGGTATCTTTGAGGCTGAAGAAGTTGGTGAAAGTAGTGAACCATTCTATATGGAAGCTGCAGTTGGTTTCGACGTTATCTCCTGACACCAGTCCACTGCCTTTGAAGCTCTGTTTGGACTATGTAGAAGTTGATGAGAGCAGCGAGGACGAGGCTAGAGAGATGGACTTGAAGGTGTTTAGAAAAAAACCTAAGACTAGGAGAAAGAATCCGAACACTAAACACGATGGGGAACAAGTTATGTTTGCTTCTACTGTGTCAGATGAAA CATATCCATCAAAGAAAGGCAATGGCATAGACTTCATATCAATAATGTTGGCAAAACCTACGAGTCTTGTCGCGCTCGCGCTTTACCATAATGACTTCTCCAAAGCTAATCAGATATTAgag atGTTCGACTTGGCGGACTCCGAAATTGCTACAGAAGTAACATTTACAGAGCACCTCCGTAATTTAATAGCTAAgatcaaaaacataatttactatAGAGATGATACTCGCTACCCGACCAAAGAACTTTCAGCGTTATCTGTCGTGTCTACTGAAGTTATGGGCCTAGTAGAAGGGTTTCTGGCTTCGAATCGAGCTCCGAATTCCTTCGACATTATAGAGTTAGGAGCCCGCCATCCGCACTTGCAACTATATAACCATCAAAACGCTCCTTTCATCAACGCTGTTGACATATTGCTTAGTAGTGGCCTAAACAGGGAGATCACGTATGGCCTTATAAATGTTGTAGAGAGGAAACTTGCCGAAGTTAGGAGCTGCACAGATATTGCAGCAGTTAAGAAAACCAACTACATACGCTTTGTGGAAGACATAGCTAGTGTCACATTCGAAATATTTGGGAACACAGAAAAGTCATTTAACTTTATCGACAATATCTGTGGACTGATAACAGACTGCAGAATTCCAATAAAGCATAAAGAGTTTTGTAAATTAAACCAGCTTTCTAAGGAGTTAAGACAGTCTTGTGAAGACCTGATAGAGGTGGTGACTCCAAATGAGTCTGTTGAGCTAGACCACAGCCTGCTGCAGAAATATCATCAGATCTATATGAACGTAGTCGCTGCTTCTGACAAAGACTTGTGTAACATCAGTGAGGTGTCTCGCCAAGGGAGCAAGAAAGCAAGAATACCTTATCTACGAATGTGTTACATTTACTGCAAAACTGTGTCCCAGTTGGAGCAGGAAGATAATAGGTCTATAGACAGTGGCTCCGACGTGCCCTATTTCGCAGTCCTCGAACGACAGCTACATGACATATTCGGGAACATGATAAACAATAAAGAGATTCCGGTCACCAATTTGGAACCCATCTGTAAAAAGCTAAATGTAAATCTGATACCGAAACTAATACTAAACTTCTGTCCTTCAATCACATTAGCTGGGCCTCCTAAAGAGGCCAGCGaagttaatttcaataatttacttCATGCTGTGTACGATTATAAGAATCCGGAAGAAAATCTGTTTTTGGATCCCGTCACCAATTTTGCTCCATTACCTCGTGCCCCCGATACGCAGTGCCTTACCTATgttgtattacataattgggtcttagctcatattataaaaaaaatccataCGTCTCCCAACGAAAATAGCTTACAGCAAAGTATGGACGCTCGTACGAAATGCTTGAACAACTATATGGAGTTGGATCGGTTCAACTGCACGAAGGATTTGTTTGGTAACAACAAGTATTTGGCGTCCCTTCACACTACGGTTGACTTAGACAAGCTATTCCTCTTCATGCCACAATTGTTGGAGTCGGGGAAGATTCTCAAATGTCTCAATATCATAGACTCGCTTTCGGAGCGTCAATTAATGTGTAGCGCGAATTTGTCTAATCTGAGGGATTTGATTCTTCTCAAATTGGCTACGAACCCAAAGATTCCTAACAATTGGAAGTATTGCCAATACTTGAAGTGTCCGGAGCTGAAGGTggatttaattttgaacaacTTAAGCGTTTGGCCAGCGGATGGTGCTCTCGAAGTTTTGGACTATCTCCGTTTTCTGCTGAACCAAGACGCTTTAGATGAGGGGTTGTATGAGAAATGTTCAGATTGGATAGTCAAGATACCTTTGTATGATCAG ATAGCGGCAATAATGGGAACGAACCACTGGTACACTATTTACGAAAGATCCATTGAAAATCCGGAGAGCGTTATCGAAGTCCTCATGGATAGTCAACAG TTTAAATTAT CTGAGTGGGCAGATGCACACGAGGTGTCCGAAAACATGAAGAATTTAATAGTAATGAATCTCTTGCGCCAAATGTTTGAATACACAAACCAAGCCACTCCAGAACTCGTCCACCAACTTCTACTGAGACTACCAACATCTCAAGCTATGGACCTCATTCAAGACGAGATGTCCAAAGTACGGAACGTCGAAATACTCCAAGTTTGTGTAGACTTCATATCAGAAAACTCTTTCGACTGGAAGTCATTCGAAAACATCAAAATAGGACTCCAAATTATGCTCGAAATCGATCCGAACTGTCGACACATGTTTTGGGACCTAATTGAGTCTCCTTTACTCATGATTGAACAGTTCCTAATGAACGGGAAATTGGATATGCTCGCTAACATAATAAACAAGATATCCCCAAGCCTGAAAAAGGACCCGAGTGGCGACAACCTGTACTACAATATAAAATCGATTGAGAGTTTAGTCATATCTCGGAATGCTGTCGATGCCTTACTGAGATTTTATGCCGAAAAGGCTCTAGATATGAGGAATCCACGTAACCTTTGTCCTGTACCTCCAAAGCCATCAGACGACTCTTTACTACAGTCGATAGATTCTATCACCCTCGAGGCTGCAAATATGCCTTTTACGATGCCTGAACAGGTTCCAAGCAAAGAGCAATGGGCTGAGGACTACTCGACTGATCGATGCATGCTCTGTCATACATCGATGTTTTCCATGATCATTCGCAGACATCACTGTCGGCGATGCGGTCGGCTTGTATGCCACGCTTGCTCCCGACATAGGATGCAAGTCCCTACGTACCCGAGCGGGGTCAAATTCCGAGTTTGTGACGACTGTTATACTCAAACGATGAATAGAAAGGCCAATTCTGAGCATGATATGATGATGAGTAGTAACTCTGACTCGGCCGGTAGTGGGGTTACGTGCATGGATTGGTGTCTGTCTACCAATGCTAATAAGAACGATGCGGTTCGAACGGAGTTTAGCTACGAGTTCACACCTAATGTCACGCTGTGCTTGTCTATTATGAAGATGCATTCTATTAATTTGGACTATCCTAG GTTCCTGTTAGACCGCAGTGACGAGGTAGCTCGCGAGTTGTCTCACGGCGGCGACGCGCGTCTACTAGTCCGTGCGCGACGCTCGCTGCTCCTAGCAGCAGCTGAACTGTACTCCAGGACTCCTCAAGATGCTGT TATGTCAGGCGGTCGAGCAGTGGTGGCAGAAACAGGCGCACTTCACGCAGCTCGCTGCTTAGCCCACGCGGACGCTATGGCCACCCTCGTCACGCATCAGGCTCAACACCTCGTGCCGCATCATGGCGCACATCCTA GTCAAATAGTAAGATCTCTACTCGAAG GAAAATGGGAGTTAGCACTAGAAATTGCAACGAAATCAGGTCTCGCCCGAAACAGCGTGCTAGCCGCTTGGGGCAAAGCGTGCCTTAAAGCTGGCTGTTTCAAACAGGCCAGAGAAAAATTCGCACATTGCT AAAACGCCTTAAACGTCTGTGCCGAGGTCACAGAAGACTGCGAATTTGGTCGAGAAGCTTCGGAATCTCAGTTTATTAATAGAAGATTGCATAGTATGAGGTACTCGGAGCGAACTAGTTCCATGTCCAGTGTTCAGTCTGATGGACGGCCTAGGAACAACCCGCCGCTGCTGAATGAGATTATATCCATGCTGGAAGATATGAACTATCCTGTTAACCAACAGTTGCTGAATAGAGCTGAAACTATAAAG ACCACAAACGAGAAACTAACGACACTAAACACCAACAAAAAGAAGATTCAACTCAGCGAACCAGCTCTAAACATTATGCACACATTAGCCAGCGTCAAGAAAATCAAACAGGGCGACTATAGCGACTTCCAGACTGCCACATTACCTCCCAAAAAAAGTCTAGCCCAAGGTCTATTAAGAAGAAATAATAACCATAATGAGCCTAAAATAGACCACCAACTTAAAAGACTGGATCCATTCTTTTATAAGGAATGTGTGTATTACTTGACAAACTATGGGTCCCATACGGCGAATATAGCGTTTTATATGAAGCATAGTAATTTGAGTGAGGTGATAAAGTACTGCTATGACAATCTGGTCGATAAGGAGACTTTCACGGATTCGGTGTATATGGAGTGCTTGAAGAAGGATAAGGTTAATGATTTGTTAAAGGCCATGACTGATATTGATAGCACGCTGGATATGTGGGCG GAATACATAATGCACATCTGCCGCACACTAGAGATGTCGAAACGCCTAGAAGCGCTATACGCCGTCCAATGCGGCAGCGGGCAGCACGCCCGCGCGGCCGCCACGTGCGCGCTGCTGTACGCGCGGCCCGCGCCGCAAGCCGCCGCGCCGCACGCCGCCCTGCATGCGAGGCAGCACCATCTAGCGGCCGCCTTGCACCATCTAGCGTTACTAGTTCCTGCGCCTACTA AAACGAGTGATGCCCGATCCTTCCACTTCAACCTAGACAAGGCTACCATAGACAATTTAATCACGACCATAACTCGTCAGATCGAGCTCGCTAAATACCTAGCATCATGTGAAGCCAGCGGCAGACTGACTGAAAGAGTTCTCAATGAGGCCATTCCTATACAGAATAGAAAGGAGTCTGAAACGTCTGATATACGACCTCTGACGCTGTTTGGGTCTAATACAGATAAAATAAGGCTTGTAGCTGTCGTGTTAGCGAGTGGGCCTTCCATTGAAGTTGGTTATGAGTTGGCTATCAA AATCATAACGGAACATAAGCTGGACTCGATGAACATTTACATCCACGTAGCAAGGTTTCTGGTGAACTCCGATAGGTTCATAGAAGTCAAGACTTTAGCTAAATGCATACGAGCGTCTAAGGAAACTGCAGCTAG tcTAATGAGCGACCAAGTACTGGAGTCCGGAGTGAGCGCAGTGGTGTCCCGATGCGAGTCCCGCGGGCAGCTGTACGACGAACAAGCTGAGATACTCATAGCCGATATACACAGCGTTACTATAAAG ATATCATGTTACCTAGTCTGCCGTAACGTAAGTAGCGCGTATATATTAGCCGCGCGGAACGACCGCACGAATGATCTCCGTCGCGTATTGCAAGAGGCGGAACGACTCGGCAACGATCAAGTCAGGAACGCTTGCCTGAAACGACTCACCTCTAAAAACGTACTATAG
- the LOC110378586 gene encoding probable cardiolipin synthase (CMP-forming): MKLLTRCNFIKHVSLLYRPNITREYSVSLREYVTVFSNPRRRIRHPVQVSSVSCLYYSDEKKQFLTLEKKAHALKDAFEHKKDQLKDTEHRIRQKGEEIVRDIKHQKEVTGQKLRVKKEYIIKDILETKAKVKERIEEVVEKENVFTIPNILCFTRIAMSPYLGYTIFQEDYNVALGLLVFAGVTDLLDGWIARNWKGQSTKMGSFLDPMADKVLVGTLFISLTYQNLIPLSLTLLIVSRDVALVVAGFVIRYMSLPPPRTLSRYFDVTHATAQLAPTFISKVNTAIQLLLVGTTLASPVFGYVDHPALHALCGVTAASTIVSALSYLVSKDTYKFLKNKS, encoded by the exons ATGAAACTACTGACAAGATGCAATTTCATAAAACATGTCTCGCTTTTGTACCGGCCCAATATTACTCGAGAATACTCTGTCTCTCTCCGAGAATATGTTACAGTCTTTTCTAATCCTAGAAGAAGGATAAGACATCCTGTACAGGTTTCGTCCGTGTCAtgtttatattattctgatgaAAAGAAACAGTTCCTAACCTTAGAGAAGAAAGCGCACGCTCTAAAAGATGCATTTGAACACAAAAAAGACCAATTGAAGGATACAGAACACCGGATTAGACAAAAGGGTGAAGAGATTGTGAGGGACATAAAGCATCAAAAAGAAGTAACGGGTCAGAAACTGAGAGTGAAGAAAGAGTATATCATAAAAGATATACTTGAAactaaagccaaagtaaaagagAGGATTGAAGAAGTTGTAGag AAAGAGAATGTGTTCACAATACCAAACATCTTGTGTTTCACAAGAATAGCAATGTCTCCGTATTTAGGATACACAATATTCCAAGAAGACTATAATGTTGCACTGGGTTTATTGGTGTTTGCTGGTGTCACTGATCTG TTAGATGGATGGATAGCCAGAAACTGGAAGGGCCAATCAACAAAAATGGGGTCTTTCCTTGACCCAATGGCAGACAAGGTCCTAGTAGGCACTCTCTTCATATCACTGACTTATCAGAACCTGATACCTCTCTCACTTACCCTTCTGATTGTTAGCCGAGATGTGGCATTGGTTGTAGCTGGCTTTGTCATCAGATACATGAGCTTACCACCTcca AGAACACTGAGCCGATACTTTGATGTGACTCATGCGACTGCCCAATTGGCCCCCACATTCATCAGTAAAGTCAACACTGCAATACAGCTTCTACTG GTGGGCACAACACTAGCATCTCCAGTGTTTGGCTATGTGGACCACCCAGCTCTTCACGCCCTGTGTGGAGTGACAGCTGCATCAACAATAGTCTCAGCACTCAGTTATTTAGTTAGTAAGGACACATATAAATTTTTGAAGAACAAGTCCTGA
- the LOC135118316 gene encoding uncharacterized protein LOC135118316: MLWLIALGLSNILLIHINGFLMQDTFNVLLKDNKKYKVDLVITADDIEMIHKKELKPFKLEKEAGKFREIYKMARKAHYKYAPKIKPKTTETSFEAAILPIIVVKSKQNTVLTTYIGTLPATTSIKREIKRNYETEYDYDQLINEYYDEADSESLSGNAYHMRNSGFEVSEYGTFPALKRIFLISPTTNCSEERGIGIEALKCLYEDYMEQRQSMNEVLARFWSIFGVWIIVYLVIAIPLWCTRGWCCCCLRCKFFKPRQTIEEAKKYVVLYPPGIFKTKSGIIYYEPTERERECYEEFEHFIKTL; the protein is encoded by the exons atgCTTTGGTTAATTGCATTAGGGCTGAGTAATATACTGCTAATACATATAAACGGTTTTCTTATGCAAGACACATTCAACGTATTGCTGAAAGACAACAAGAAATACAAGGTGGATCTCGTCATCACAGCGGATGATATCGAGATGATAcacaaaaaagaattaaaaccGTTCAAATTAGAGAAAGAGGCGGGGAAATTCAGAGAAATATATAA AATGGCGAGAAAGGCACATTACAAATATGCgccaaaaataaaaccaaaaactacCGAAACATCTTTCGAAGCAGCCATCTTGCCGATTATAGTGGTGAAGAGCAAACAGAACACTGTCTTGACCACCTATATAGGAACA cTTCCTGCCACTACAAGCataaaaagagaaataaaacgTAACTACGAAACTGAATACGACTACGATCAATTAATAAACGAGTATTATGATGAAGCGGACAGCGAATCTCTGTCCGGCAATGCGTATCACATGAGAAACTCAG gtttcgAAGTATCAGAATACGGAACATTTCCCGCGCTAAAGCGAATATTTTTGATAAGCCCCACTACGAACTGCTCAGAAGAAAGGGGCATAGGAATAGAAGCACTGAAGTGCCTGTATGAAGACTACATGGAACAACGTCAGTCGATGAACGAAGTACTAGCGCGGTTTTGGAGTATCTTCGGGGTTTGGATTATTGTCTATCTGGTCATTGCTATACCTCTGTGGTGTACGAGAG GTTGGTGTTGTTGCTGCCTCCGCTGCAAGTTTTTCAAGCCTCGGCAGACAATAGAGGAAGCCAAGAAATACGTTGTTCTATATCCACCAGGAATATTCAAAACTAAGTCTGGAATAATTTACTATGAGCCCACTGAACGAGAGAGAGAGTGTTACGAAGAGTTTGAGCATTTCATTAAAACTTTGTAG